The Haloplasma contractile SSD-17B DNA segment TAGGATCAATACTTAATAGTTCACCTAGGTCACTTTTTTTGATCATGCAAATGCTTGTTTCTTCTAGAGCTTCCACATGATAAGTAGCCTCTTTATTCATGAATAGATTTTTCTCACCAAAAAAGTCACCTGAAGAAAAAATATATAAAATTTGTTCCTTCCCTTCAATCGTGTCTCTAAAAGCCTTGACCCGTCCTTGATTTATAATCACGAGGTTTTCCAATTTTGTTCCATCATGTATAAGAAGTTCACCTTTTTTATAGTGTTTTCTGATAATTAATTTTGTAATCTGATTGAGTTCATCACTAGTTAATGTTGAAAAAATAGGCACTTTTTTTGTACAAAGTTGATGCATACACTGTTCACAACAATCTGCTTTCATTACCTGTCACCATACTTTCGTTTGATATCAATCTTCTATAAAACAAGTATACCAAATACAATTCAAAAATTCAGTTCATATGATAAAGAGACTAAACTTGCTTTTTTCTGAAACATGATTCAATATGATCGTTTATTAAACCTGTAGCTTGTAAGAATGAATAGGTAGTAACAGGTCCCAAAAACTTAAACCCTCTTTTCTTTAAGTCTTTGCTAATTGCTTTAGATAATTCAGTACTAGTCGGAGTGTCTTCTATCCTTTTATAATAATTAATAATAGACTTATAATTTACAAAACTCCAAATATACTTGTCAAAGTTTCCATATTCTTTTTGTACTTCTATAAAACATCTCGCATTATTAATGGCAG contains these protein-coding regions:
- a CDS encoding Crp/Fnr family transcriptional regulator, with protein sequence MKADCCEQCMHQLCTKKVPIFSTLTSDELNQITKLIIRKHYKKGELLIHDGTKLENLVIINQGRVKAFRDTIEGKEQILYIFSSGDFFGEKNLFMNKEATYHVEALEETSICMIKKSDLGELLSIDPSISLKIMEEFCKRIERLENTIESMGVKNVESRINIVLLEFKDKFGSEHPKGISIKLPLSREGIAHYIGVTRETVSRKLSQLQDAGIIEMVGNKQVIILNQEELESSIK
- a CDS encoding DNA-3-methyladenine glycosylase I; protein product: MKRCDWCEKNELYINYHDHEWGIPVHNDREHFELLVLESMQSGLSWLTILKKRENFRMVFDQFDVEKVACYDEQKVQELLNDSGIIRNKLKIHAAINNARCFIEVQKEYGNFDKYIWSFVNYKSIINYYKRIEDTPTSTELSKAISKDLKKRGFKFLGPVTTYSFLQATGLINDHIESCFRKKQV